The following are encoded in a window of Thalassotalea insulae genomic DNA:
- a CDS encoding protein adenylyltransferase SelO, with protein sequence MPRSIPDFNNVFIQQLPADNEQANYCRQVMSAAYSFVSPKQTAEPQLIATTSSLVEALGLKQLTESEFATVFTGNELLAGMQPYAMCYGGHQFGHWAGQLGDGRAINLGQVASKTLGLQTLQLKGAGPTPYSRQADGFAVLRSSIREFLCSEAMYHLGIPTTRALSLCLTGDKVVRDMFYDGHPKEEFGAVVCRVSASFLRFGSFQLPAQRGDVGLLRQLVNFSIAQDFPQLGPPSKETYLKWFDEICQRTCQLVIHWMRVGFVHGVLNTDNMSIIGETIDYGPYGWIDNFDLSWTPNTTDAQGKRYCFGAQPEIAQWNLFQLANAIYPLIDEAEPLNQLLSNFAEIYQSQWRDMMKDKLGFEQLREPDGELFVRLEQLLTTGNIDMTIFYRLLAGYNDEVIDNKVHFNSCFYQIQQNTEGFWRSFDSWLADYCQRLKQNVSDDNDRAKKMNQVNPKFVLRNYLAQQAIDKAELGDYSMIKQLQIVLASPYQEHSEFEHFAAKRPDWAKNKAGCSMLSCSS encoded by the coding sequence TTGCCGCGCTCAATTCCCGATTTTAATAACGTCTTTATTCAACAATTACCCGCTGATAATGAACAGGCGAATTATTGCCGCCAAGTGATGTCGGCAGCATATTCCTTCGTTAGTCCCAAGCAAACAGCAGAGCCGCAATTAATTGCGACGACATCCTCTCTGGTCGAAGCGCTCGGGCTTAAGCAATTAACAGAATCAGAGTTTGCTACTGTTTTTACTGGTAACGAGTTGTTAGCAGGCATGCAGCCTTATGCCATGTGCTATGGCGGTCACCAATTTGGTCATTGGGCCGGGCAATTAGGCGATGGCCGGGCGATTAATCTCGGACAAGTAGCAAGCAAAACTCTGGGGTTGCAAACCTTGCAGTTAAAAGGCGCAGGACCAACGCCTTATTCTCGCCAAGCCGATGGCTTTGCAGTGCTGCGCTCGTCGATAAGAGAATTTTTATGCTCTGAAGCCATGTACCATTTAGGTATTCCTACCACTCGGGCATTAAGTTTATGTTTGACGGGTGACAAGGTGGTGCGGGACATGTTTTATGATGGTCATCCAAAAGAGGAATTCGGCGCAGTTGTTTGCCGGGTCTCAGCATCGTTTTTACGTTTTGGTAGTTTTCAGTTACCGGCGCAGCGCGGTGATGTGGGGTTGTTACGCCAATTGGTGAATTTTTCTATTGCACAGGATTTTCCTCAACTTGGGCCTCCGTCAAAAGAGACGTATCTTAAGTGGTTTGATGAAATTTGTCAGCGTACCTGTCAGTTAGTGATTCATTGGATGCGGGTTGGTTTTGTTCATGGGGTACTAAATACCGATAATATGTCGATTATTGGTGAAACCATAGATTATGGCCCATATGGCTGGATAGATAATTTTGATTTATCTTGGACGCCGAATACCACCGATGCACAAGGTAAACGCTATTGTTTTGGCGCTCAGCCAGAGATAGCGCAGTGGAATTTATTTCAATTGGCCAATGCTATTTATCCACTGATTGATGAAGCTGAACCGTTGAATCAACTACTTAGTAACTTCGCAGAAATTTATCAAAGCCAGTGGCGTGATATGATGAAAGATAAGTTAGGTTTTGAGCAATTACGAGAGCCAGACGGCGAATTATTTGTCCGCTTAGAACAGCTGTTAACGACGGGCAATATCGATATGACGATTTTTTATCGTTTACTCGCTGGTTATAACGATGAAGTGATTGATAACAAGGTGCACTTTAATTCCTGTTTTTATCAAATACAGCAAAACACTGAAGGTTTTTGGCGAAGTTTTGATAGCTGGCTGGCAGATTATTGTCAGCGCCTTAAACAAAATGTCAGTGATGATAATGACCGGGCGAAAAAAATGAATCAGGTTAACCCTAAATTTGTCTTGCGCAATTATTTAGCGCAACAGGCAATCGATAAAGCTGAGCTTGGGGATTATAGCATGATCAAGCAACTACAAATTGTGCTGGCTAGCCCCTATCAGGAGCATAGCGAATTTGAACATTTTGCTGCTAAACGACCAGACTGGGCTAAAAATAAAGCGGGCTGTTCAATGTTATCTTGTAGTTCTTAA
- a CDS encoding CBS domain-containing protein, with the protein MSIEHLMTKTLVTLDIDDDLARAKQVFEQHQIHHILILNGKELAGLLTDRDLFKNLSPTIGTSKETPKDTSLTKKKLHLVMSRELVTAGTGITINEAVLLFYDNHISCLPIVDDNFRPLGILTWRDVIKIIAVQYRHKLAQPNKPVTS; encoded by the coding sequence ATGAGCATTGAACATTTAATGACTAAAACCTTAGTAACGCTTGACATTGACGACGACCTAGCTCGGGCAAAACAAGTGTTTGAACAACATCAAATTCATCATATTCTGATTCTCAACGGTAAAGAACTTGCTGGGCTCCTTACCGATAGAGACTTATTTAAAAACCTCAGTCCAACAATCGGCACCAGTAAAGAAACCCCAAAAGACACGTCATTAACGAAAAAAAAACTACATTTAGTAATGAGCCGGGAATTAGTAACTGCCGGAACGGGAATCACCATTAACGAAGCCGTGTTGTTATTTTATGATAACCATATTTCCTGCTTACCTATTGTTGATGATAACTTTCGTCCACTCGGTATTCTTACCTGGCGTGATGTGATAAAAATTATCGCGGTTCAGTATCGTCATAAGCTGGCACAACCAAATAAACCAGTCACAAGTTAA
- a CDS encoding ABC transporter permease subunit produces MYLLYVIKPIFEAATVDKVTEFNLSHNDAVLSVGLDELQELAYTIKQDGHINYFSLQTGAADVVPGKQLFSKVLSEQPLAKVIDVDNERKLIVDQQGNVQLISAQFQAIYQLDQREIVPNIQYPLGEDYLPVDEQAQALQHLAFAMNDELAVFVGFTQDGRLIKTSFIAEDDFNYDPAYEAIYQQIDTPYDQVDDVLVTPDLAMAFVRSADQVFVYDLTDEYDVELKATIIPQLAQSSAQPKHLTAMALLSGGSSVLLGDSRGMVSQWFEVSTDSGREFKQVRTFTASRYEAISQIITEQYRKSFYSVTATGQMGAFYTTSEAELWRGTLTDSLPTAMVIAPRADGLLLLNNNKVELYAVENEHPEVTWQALWQEVWYEGYPEPEYIWQSTSGSDDFEAKFSLVPISFGTVKAALYAMLFAVPIALTAAIYTAYFMTPALRKKVKPTIEIMEALPTVILGFLAGLWLAPIVENNLPAIALLLILLPLAVFLTAFGWHKLPKNIKDKLPESWAPILLIPVLILAAIIAFSLSPLMELYLFGGDVRQFITNDLGISFDQRNALVVGIAMGFAVIPTIFSMAEDAIFSVPKHLTSGSLALGATQWQTLVKVVLLTASPGIFSAIMMGLGRAVGETMIVLMATGNTPIVDWSIFQGMRTLAANIAVEMPESEVGSSHYRILFLAAFVLFVFTFIFNTLAEFVRQRLREKYSSL; encoded by the coding sequence ATGTATCTACTCTATGTCATCAAACCGATATTTGAGGCAGCGACTGTTGATAAAGTGACTGAATTTAATCTCAGTCATAATGATGCGGTGCTGAGTGTTGGCCTAGATGAACTGCAAGAGCTTGCATATACCATCAAGCAAGATGGTCATATTAACTATTTTTCACTACAAACCGGTGCTGCAGATGTGGTACCTGGCAAGCAGTTATTTAGCAAGGTGTTGTCAGAGCAGCCGTTAGCCAAGGTTATTGATGTAGATAATGAGCGTAAACTGATTGTTGACCAGCAGGGTAATGTTCAGCTGATCAGTGCCCAATTCCAAGCTATTTATCAATTGGATCAACGAGAGATAGTTCCTAACATTCAGTATCCGTTAGGTGAAGACTATTTGCCGGTTGATGAACAAGCACAAGCTTTGCAACATTTGGCATTCGCGATGAACGATGAATTGGCAGTGTTCGTTGGCTTTACTCAAGATGGTCGCTTAATTAAAACCAGTTTCATTGCCGAAGATGATTTTAATTATGATCCTGCTTATGAAGCCATCTATCAACAAATAGATACACCTTACGATCAGGTTGACGATGTTCTGGTAACCCCAGATCTGGCAATGGCATTTGTTCGTAGTGCTGATCAAGTGTTTGTTTATGATCTAACGGATGAATATGACGTTGAATTAAAAGCGACGATTATTCCTCAGCTAGCGCAAAGTAGTGCCCAACCTAAGCATTTAACCGCGATGGCGTTACTTTCAGGCGGCAGCTCAGTATTACTGGGTGATAGTCGCGGTATGGTGAGCCAGTGGTTTGAAGTGTCAACCGATAGTGGTCGAGAGTTTAAGCAAGTTCGTACTTTTACGGCCAGTCGTTATGAAGCGATCAGTCAGATTATCACGGAGCAATACCGTAAGAGTTTTTATAGCGTAACGGCTACCGGACAAATGGGGGCCTTCTATACCACCAGTGAAGCGGAGTTATGGCGCGGGACGTTAACCGACAGTTTACCTACGGCTATGGTGATTGCACCACGAGCTGATGGTTTATTACTGCTTAATAATAATAAAGTTGAGCTTTATGCGGTTGAAAATGAACATCCGGAGGTCACCTGGCAAGCGTTATGGCAGGAAGTCTGGTATGAAGGGTACCCAGAGCCGGAATATATCTGGCAATCAACCTCAGGTTCAGATGATTTTGAAGCGAAATTCTCATTAGTACCAATCTCTTTTGGTACGGTTAAAGCAGCGCTTTATGCGATGTTATTTGCGGTGCCTATTGCTTTAACGGCGGCAATTTATACTGCATATTTTATGACCCCAGCATTACGGAAAAAAGTTAAGCCGACGATAGAGATCATGGAAGCTTTACCGACGGTGATTTTGGGCTTTTTAGCAGGGCTATGGCTAGCGCCTATTGTTGAGAATAACCTGCCAGCGATCGCATTATTACTGATCCTATTGCCTTTGGCTGTGTTCCTAACGGCATTTGGCTGGCACAAACTACCGAAAAACATCAAAGACAAGCTGCCTGAAAGCTGGGCGCCGATATTACTGATCCCAGTGTTAATCTTGGCGGCGATAATTGCATTTTCACTGTCACCATTAATGGAACTCTATTTATTTGGTGGTGATGTTCGTCAGTTTATTACCAATGACTTAGGTATTAGCTTTGACCAGCGTAATGCGCTTGTCGTTGGTATTGCTATGGGGTTTGCCGTTATTCCAACGATTTTCTCTATGGCGGAAGATGCAATTTTTAGTGTGCCTAAGCATTTAACCAGTGGTTCTTTAGCATTAGGGGCAACGCAATGGCAAACCTTAGTTAAAGTGGTGTTATTAACCGCAAGTCCAGGGATTTTCTCTGCCATTATGATGGGGCTTGGCCGTGCGGTTGGGGAAACCATGATAGTGTTAATGGCGACTGGTAATACCCCAATTGTCGACTGGAGTATCTTCCAAGGAATGAGAACGTTAGCGGCTAATATTGCCGTAGAAATGCCGGAATCAGAAGTAGGAAGCTCGCATTATCGTATCTTATTTTTAGCTGCCTTTGTCTTGTTTGTTTTTACTTTTATTTTTAACACGTTAGCTGAGTTTGTTCGTCAACGCTTACGTGAAAAATACAGTTCGTTATAG
- the pstA gene encoding phosphate ABC transporter permease PstA, which translates to MKTWFKSGAPWIWLSAGGVSISLISVLGLLWLIASRGLSYFWPADIYQFELTDEQGKSSTVIGEIYDRESIPAQQLAHLDLKLDDEQDVERLLIKTGNRELVSLDFRWLLVPQITQQSTPEDLVLVERRTNGNFYGYIETLILDGQQVSLDKMPELLERVIAFQEQIDELQAVDIGAINYQIERLRLKERKYRLEGSLTDEQAQQIADEVAQLKAEYQTLEQQLMVLRQKVSRDQLKMRAMDGQIITINFEHILKVSFNNKLYWLEKVGVFFSQIATFVSEDPREANTEGGVFPAIFGTVLMVLLMTVIVSPMGVIAAIYLHEYAGNNALTRLLRIAVINLAGVPSIVYGVFGLGFFVYMVGGSLDQLFYPENLPSPTFGTPGVMWSAITLAILTLPVVIVSTEEGLSRIPAAMRHGSLALGATKAETLWRIILPIASPAIMTGIILAIARAAGEVAPLMLVGVVKMAPNLPLDGNFPFLHLERKFMHLGFHIYDVGFQSPNVEAARPLVYATALLLVTIIVALNMTAVSIRNRLREKYRMLEH; encoded by the coding sequence ATGAAAACATGGTTTAAATCAGGCGCTCCCTGGATTTGGTTATCAGCTGGTGGTGTTAGTATCAGTTTGATTTCTGTCCTTGGTTTATTATGGTTAATTGCCTCACGTGGCCTGTCGTATTTTTGGCCGGCAGATATCTATCAGTTTGAATTAACGGATGAGCAAGGTAAATCATCGACGGTGATCGGTGAAATTTACGACAGAGAAAGTATTCCGGCGCAGCAATTAGCGCATTTAGATCTCAAGTTAGACGATGAGCAAGATGTTGAACGCTTATTGATCAAAACCGGTAACCGGGAATTAGTCAGCCTTGATTTTCGCTGGTTATTGGTGCCGCAAATCACTCAACAGTCTACTCCGGAAGATTTAGTGCTGGTTGAGCGCAGAACTAACGGCAACTTCTATGGCTATATCGAGACATTAATTCTTGATGGTCAGCAGGTATCATTAGATAAAATGCCTGAACTGCTGGAACGTGTGATTGCGTTTCAAGAGCAAATTGACGAATTGCAAGCTGTTGATATCGGAGCAATTAACTATCAAATTGAGCGTTTGCGTTTAAAGGAGCGTAAATATCGTTTAGAGGGAAGTTTAACTGATGAGCAAGCTCAGCAAATTGCCGATGAAGTGGCTCAATTAAAAGCAGAATATCAGACACTTGAGCAGCAGCTAATGGTGTTACGTCAAAAAGTGTCGCGCGATCAGTTAAAAATGCGTGCTATGGATGGACAAATTATCACTATTAATTTCGAGCATATTTTAAAAGTATCCTTTAATAATAAGCTGTATTGGCTGGAAAAAGTTGGCGTATTCTTTAGTCAGATAGCCACCTTTGTTAGCGAAGATCCTCGAGAAGCAAATACTGAAGGAGGGGTATTCCCGGCCATTTTTGGTACTGTGTTAATGGTATTGCTGATGACAGTGATCGTTTCTCCTATGGGAGTGATTGCGGCAATTTATTTACATGAGTATGCCGGAAACAATGCCTTAACTCGCTTATTACGCATCGCCGTGATTAACTTAGCTGGTGTGCCATCGATTGTTTATGGTGTTTTTGGTTTAGGTTTCTTTGTCTATATGGTCGGCGGCAGTTTAGATCAGCTGTTCTACCCTGAAAATTTACCTAGTCCAACGTTTGGCACACCTGGTGTGATGTGGTCAGCTATTACGCTCGCAATTTTGACCTTACCTGTAGTCATTGTTTCTACAGAAGAAGGTTTGTCGAGAATACCAGCCGCGATGCGTCATGGTAGTTTGGCATTAGGCGCAACAAAAGCGGAAACCTTGTGGCGCATTATTTTACCTATTGCCAGCCCGGCAATTATGACGGGGATTATTTTAGCGATTGCTCGCGCAGCCGGTGAAGTGGCACCGTTAATGTTGGTTGGAGTGGTGAAAATGGCGCCTAACTTGCCATTAGATGGAAACTTCCCGTTCCTGCATTTGGAGCGCAAATTTATGCACCTTGGTTTCCATATTTATGATGTTGGCTTCCAAAGCCCTAATGTTGAAGCGGCGCGACCATTAGTTTATGCCACTGCGTTATTGTTAGTGACAATTATAGTCGCGTTAAATATGACGGCAGTATCAATACGTAACCGCTTGCGTGAAAAATATCGGATGTTAGAACATTAA
- the pstB gene encoding phosphate ABC transporter ATP-binding protein PstB, with amino-acid sequence MISVSPKTSSALQTKIDLNNLSPEQKALEINKLNLYYGEKQALQNITMAIPKGQVTAFIGPSGCGKSTLLRCINRMNDLVDSCRIDGEINLHGENIYNKHVDVAALRRKVGMVFQRPNPFPKSIYENVIYGLRITGESNRRVLDEAVEKSLRSAALWNEVKDRLHDSALGLSGGQQQRLVIARAIAIEPEVLLLDEPTSALDPISTLTIEELINDLKKQFTVVIVTHNMQQAARVSDQTAFMYMGDLIEYSDTNTLFTTPMKKKTEDYITGRYG; translated from the coding sequence ATGATTTCTGTTAGCCCTAAAACGAGTTCGGCGTTACAAACGAAAATTGATTTGAATAATCTTTCACCCGAGCAAAAGGCGTTAGAGATAAACAAACTCAATTTATATTATGGTGAGAAACAAGCGCTGCAAAACATCACCATGGCGATCCCTAAAGGGCAAGTGACCGCATTTATCGGACCAAGTGGTTGCGGTAAGTCGACCTTGTTACGTTGTATCAACCGTATGAATGACTTAGTGGATTCTTGCCGTATTGACGGAGAAATTAATCTTCACGGTGAAAATATCTATAATAAGCATGTCGATGTTGCGGCATTGCGTCGTAAAGTTGGCATGGTGTTTCAGCGACCTAATCCGTTTCCAAAAAGCATATACGAAAATGTGATTTACGGCTTACGTATCACCGGGGAAAGCAATCGCCGTGTTTTAGATGAAGCAGTTGAAAAATCATTGCGTAGTGCTGCATTATGGAATGAAGTAAAAGACAGATTACACGATAGTGCTTTAGGGTTATCTGGTGGTCAGCAACAGCGTTTAGTGATTGCCCGCGCGATTGCGATTGAGCCAGAAGTATTATTGCTTGATGAACCAACCTCGGCGTTAGATCCTATTTCAACGTTAACGATTGAAGAGTTGATCAACGACTTGAAAAAGCAATTTACTGTCGTAATCGTGACTCATAATATGCAACAGGCAGCACGGGTGTCAGATCAAACCGCCTTTATGTATATGGGCGACTTGATTGAATACAGTGATACTAATACCTTGTTCACTACGCCGATGAAAAAGAAAACCGAAGACTATATAACTGGCCGATACGGTTAA
- the phoU gene encoding phosphate signaling complex protein PhoU, which yields MDNLNIGRHISGQFNEDLERVINHVMQMGGLVEKQLSDALTAVADSDENLANKVLTSDDAINDFEVSIDDECTRIIAKRQPAAGDLRLIMAIVKTIADLERIGDEAQKISQVALESLTSAHKDLLRNLENLGRRVLECLQTTLDAFTRMDVETAIKTHKSDEKIDREYEALMRQLMTYMMEEPRSIPQIMSVIWSARALERIGDRCQNICEYIIYFVNGKVVRHSSPE from the coding sequence ATGGATAATTTAAATATTGGCCGTCATATTTCGGGACAATTTAACGAAGATTTGGAGCGTGTAATAAATCACGTGATGCAAATGGGTGGCTTAGTTGAAAAACAATTGAGTGATGCGTTAACGGCGGTGGCGGATTCAGACGAAAACTTAGCCAATAAAGTACTCACCAGTGATGACGCTATTAATGATTTTGAAGTCAGTATTGATGATGAATGTACCCGCATTATTGCAAAACGCCAGCCAGCGGCCGGTGACTTACGTTTAATTATGGCGATTGTTAAAACCATCGCAGATTTAGAGCGTATCGGTGACGAAGCGCAAAAAATTTCACAAGTAGCATTAGAAAGCTTGACCAGTGCCCATAAGGATTTGTTACGTAATCTAGAAAATCTAGGGCGCCGGGTATTAGAGTGTTTACAAACAACTTTAGATGCTTTCACTCGCATGGATGTAGAAACTGCGATTAAAACCCATAAAAGTGATGAAAAAATTGATCGTGAATATGAAGCATTAATGCGTCAGTTAATGACTTATATGATGGAAGAACCACGCTCTATTCCACAAATTATGAGTGTTATTTGGTCGGCTCGGGCGTTAGAGCGTATTGGCGATCGTTGTCAGAATATTTGTGAATATATTATTTACTTTGTTAATGGCAAGGTGGTACGTCATTCATCACCAGAGTAA
- a CDS encoding TIGR00153 family protein — protein sequence MASNSILGVFAKSPLKPLEKHIRMVSKCSKQLVPFFDAVAQCDWSTAGKIRTKISKYERQADDLKRQLRLELPGGLFMPVDRADLLELLTQQDKIANKAKDIAGRIFGRKLEIPETLHEEFKQYVARCIDAIEKAAEAINELDDLLETGFRGREVEYVEKMIEQLDRIEDDTDTLQVSLRKNLLAIEDDLKPVDVMFLYQIIEWVGDLADLAERVGARLEILLARK from the coding sequence ATGGCCAGCAATTCAATTCTCGGTGTCTTTGCAAAATCACCACTTAAACCATTAGAAAAACATATTCGAATGGTATCTAAATGTTCTAAACAACTGGTTCCTTTTTTTGACGCGGTTGCACAGTGTGACTGGTCAACGGCAGGTAAAATCCGAACCAAAATTTCTAAATACGAGCGACAAGCCGACGACTTGAAACGTCAATTACGTTTAGAGTTGCCAGGTGGCTTATTTATGCCAGTTGATCGTGCGGATTTGTTAGAGTTGTTAACTCAGCAAGATAAAATTGCAAATAAAGCGAAAGATATTGCTGGACGGATCTTTGGACGCAAACTAGAAATTCCTGAAACCTTGCATGAAGAGTTCAAGCAATATGTTGCCCGTTGTATTGATGCGATTGAAAAAGCGGCTGAAGCGATTAATGAGTTAGATGACTTATTAGAAACCGGCTTCAGAGGCAGAGAAGTAGAGTATGTCGAGAAGATGATCGAACAGCTTGACCGTATCGAAGATGATACCGATACATTGCAAGTGTCATTACGTAAAAACTTATTAGCAATTGAAGACGACCTTAAACCAGTCGATGTTATGTTTTTATATCAAATTATTGAGTGGGTAGGAGACCTAGCAGATTTAGCCGAAAGAGTCGGTGCTCGATTAGAAATTTTACTGGCTAGAAAATAA
- a CDS encoding inorganic phosphate transporter yields the protein MDILLQHGSTLVMIAAVVGFFMAWGIGANDVANAMGTSVGSKALTIKQAIFIAMVFEFAGAYLAGGEVTSTIRKGIIDPALFVDIPELLVFGMISALLAAATWLLVASVLGWPVSTTHSIVGAIIGFAAIGISPDTVAWSKVGGIVGSWIITPLISGVIAFVIFNSAQKLIFDTDKPLVQAKKYVPFYMFLAGFILSLVTIKKGLKHIGLDNVNLGFYNFELQGAGGYYLAVLVAILVALLGKYFISKLKFDESADKTMHYANVEKVFAVLMVVTACCMAFAHGSNDVANAIGPLAAVVSIVEHGGEIAKKAALVWWILPLGGLGIVAGLALFGHRVIATIGKGITHLTPSRGFAAELAAACTVVIASGAGLPISTTQTLVGAVLGVGMARGIAAINLGVVRNIVVSWVITLPVGAGLSIVFFWIMQAMFS from the coding sequence ATGGATATTTTACTTCAACATGGCTCAACGTTAGTCATGATCGCAGCCGTGGTCGGCTTTTTTATGGCTTGGGGCATCGGTGCCAATGATGTTGCCAATGCGATGGGAACATCGGTTGGTTCTAAAGCGTTAACGATAAAACAGGCAATCTTCATTGCCATGGTATTTGAATTTGCCGGTGCCTACCTTGCTGGTGGAGAGGTGACTTCAACTATACGTAAAGGCATTATTGATCCCGCACTCTTTGTTGATATTCCTGAACTGTTAGTCTTTGGTATGATCTCAGCGCTACTTGCTGCGGCAACCTGGTTGCTAGTGGCTTCGGTATTAGGCTGGCCGGTATCAACTACCCATTCAATTGTTGGTGCTATTATTGGTTTTGCTGCTATTGGTATTAGCCCAGATACTGTTGCGTGGAGCAAAGTCGGTGGTATTGTCGGTAGCTGGATCATTACGCCATTGATTTCTGGTGTGATTGCTTTTGTTATTTTTAACAGTGCCCAGAAACTTATTTTTGATACCGACAAGCCATTAGTTCAGGCGAAAAAATATGTGCCATTTTACATGTTTTTAGCTGGCTTTATTTTATCGTTAGTAACGATTAAAAAAGGGTTAAAACATATTGGTTTAGACAATGTTAACTTAGGTTTTTATAACTTTGAGTTACAGGGTGCTGGTGGTTATTACTTAGCGGTACTGGTTGCTATTTTGGTCGCGCTGTTAGGCAAATACTTTATTAGTAAGCTTAAGTTTGATGAGAGCGCTGATAAAACCATGCATTATGCTAATGTTGAAAAGGTTTTCGCGGTACTTATGGTAGTAACGGCATGTTGTATGGCATTTGCTCATGGATCTAACGATGTTGCTAACGCTATCGGTCCATTAGCGGCTGTAGTGAGTATCGTCGAGCATGGTGGTGAAATTGCTAAGAAAGCTGCATTAGTGTGGTGGATATTGCCTCTTGGTGGTTTAGGTATTGTTGCCGGTCTTGCATTATTTGGTCATCGCGTTATCGCGACTATTGGTAAAGGCATTACCCATTTAACACCCAGTAGAGGTTTTGCGGCTGAATTAGCGGCTGCTTGTACTGTGGTTATTGCATCAGGTGCTGGCTTACCCATTTCAACCACACAAACGCTTGTTGGTGCCGTATTAGGTGTTGGTATGGCCCGTGGTATAGCGGCGATTAATTTAGGCGTAGTGAGAAATATCGTGGTTTCTTGGGTTATTACCTTGCCTGTAGGCGCTGGCTTATCTATTGTCTTTTTCTGGATCATGCAAGCCATGTTCAGCTAA
- a CDS encoding peptidylprolyl isomerase, giving the protein MLTASARHILVDTEELCIELKDRINSGEDFTHLAKQYSSCPSKMQGGALGSFSQGQMVKEFDEVVFSAELNQLQGPIKTQFGYHLVEVTRRTD; this is encoded by the coding sequence ATGCTCACTGCATCTGCCAGACACATTTTAGTCGATACCGAAGAACTATGTATCGAGTTAAAAGATCGGATTAACTCCGGTGAAGATTTTACCCATTTAGCGAAGCAATATTCTAGCTGTCCTTCGAAAATGCAGGGAGGGGCATTAGGTTCATTTAGCCAAGGACAAATGGTGAAGGAATTTGATGAGGTGGTATTTTCTGCCGAACTCAATCAACTACAAGGACCGATAAAAACACAATTTGGCTACCATTTGGTTGAAGTGACGCGAAGAACTGATTAA
- a CDS encoding RNA polymerase sigma factor, with the protein MFERSDETLVKQALNGKKSAWITLVKRYEKQLYNYALRMVSHREDAMDLMQDVFVAVFRNLSSFRGDAPFKGWLFKIAHYRCIEFYRRKKPMQSLHDTPEQEDLDDNDSPELTMVSGQQATEVQNALKLLPVNQKMVVEMKFFQHATFEEIAYQLGISTNTAKSRLYSALDKLKNHLELDYV; encoded by the coding sequence GTGTTTGAGCGAAGCGACGAAACGCTAGTTAAACAAGCGCTTAATGGTAAAAAGTCTGCTTGGATAACCTTGGTAAAACGTTATGAAAAACAGTTATACAATTATGCATTACGCATGGTCAGTCATAGGGAAGATGCTATGGACCTTATGCAGGATGTCTTTGTTGCTGTATTTCGCAATTTGTCATCATTTCGTGGTGACGCGCCATTTAAAGGTTGGTTATTTAAAATTGCTCATTATCGCTGTATCGAGTTTTATCGGCGCAAAAAGCCGATGCAATCGCTACACGATACCCCGGAGCAAGAAGATCTTGATGACAACGATAGTCCCGAATTAACAATGGTGAGCGGCCAGCAGGCAACTGAAGTCCAAAACGCGTTAAAACTATTGCCGGTGAATCAGAAAATGGTGGTGGAAATGAAGTTTTTTCAGCACGCAACCTTTGAAGAAATTGCCTATCAGTTAGGAATTTCAACTAATACTGCGAAATCGCGCTTATATAGTGCATTAGATAAGTTAAAAAATCATTTGGAGTTGGATTATGTCTAA